The Vibrio agarivorans genome window below encodes:
- the zipA gene encoding cell division protein ZipA — protein sequence MQELRFVLIIVGALAIAALLVHGLWTSKKEGKAKFGDKPMGKIDVESPQVSRETHHADDDDYKVVRKDSRSNDFVSDIETSDIDPLIDSVSDADDTPFDQPTKEEELEVPSFSPVDEDEREPSFGAIDDIDIEEPVTPTANQELTPQPEVTPVAPAEEPAEPELEVIVLNVHTSNSNQPFIGTKLFDSMQQNGLLYGEMDIFHRHADLSGTGKVLFSVANMMQPGTLQHNDPADFSTMGISFFMTLPCFGDAEQNFKLMLKTAQQIADDLGGEVQDDARKMMTPTRLDLYRKQIQEFKARKTA from the coding sequence ATGCAGGAATTGCGATTTGTATTGATCATCGTTGGCGCTCTCGCTATCGCCGCGCTGCTAGTTCACGGATTATGGACAAGTAAAAAAGAAGGCAAAGCCAAATTTGGCGATAAGCCAATGGGCAAGATAGATGTAGAGTCTCCACAAGTATCTCGAGAAACACATCATGCTGACGATGATGATTATAAAGTGGTACGCAAAGATAGCCGTTCAAATGACTTTGTTTCCGATATTGAAACATCAGACATTGACCCGTTAATCGACTCGGTGTCTGACGCCGACGATACCCCATTTGACCAACCGACAAAAGAAGAAGAGTTGGAAGTGCCAAGCTTCTCGCCGGTTGATGAGGACGAGCGTGAACCTTCGTTTGGAGCTATCGACGATATTGATATCGAAGAACCAGTCACTCCAACAGCCAACCAAGAGTTAACGCCTCAGCCTGAGGTTACACCCGTTGCTCCCGCTGAAGAGCCAGCCGAGCCTGAACTTGAGGTGATTGTGCTTAATGTTCATACGAGTAACAGCAATCAACCTTTCATTGGTACTAAACTGTTTGATAGCATGCAGCAAAATGGCCTGCTTTATGGCGAGATGGATATCTTCCATCGCCATGCTGATCTTTCTGGTACAGGTAAGGTCTTGTTTAGCGTCGCGAATATGATGCAACCGGGTACACTGCAACATAATGACCCTGCAGACTTCTCGACCATGGGCATCTCGTTCTTTATGACATTGCCTTGTTTTGGTGATGCAGAGCAAAACTTCAAGTTAATGCTCAAAACCGCACAACAAATTGCGGATGACCTTGGCGGTGAAGTACAAGACGACGCGCGTAAAATGATGACGCCAACACGTCTTGACCTTTACCGTAAACAAATTCAAGAGTTTAAAGCGCGTAAAACCGCTTAA
- the cysZ gene encoding sulfate transporter CysZ: MTTLVRAKSGFGYFFHGLQLAFSPGIRRFVLLPLLANIILVGGALWYLFSHLDGWISSMMGQLPEFLSWLSYLLWPILVITIIGTFSYFFSTLANFIAAPFNGLLAEKVEVYLIGEPINDDGIMAVVKDVPRIMAREWRKLLYILPKAIGLFILLLIPALGQTLAPILWFVFSAWILAIQYCDYPFDNHKVPFNMMRRELKANQGKAYTFGAVVSLFTAIPILNLFVMPIAICGATSMWVHEFKSNV; this comes from the coding sequence ATGACCACATTGGTAAGAGCTAAGTCGGGCTTTGGTTACTTTTTCCACGGGTTGCAGCTCGCCTTTTCACCCGGTATTCGACGATTCGTTCTACTTCCTCTACTCGCCAATATCATTCTAGTGGGTGGAGCGCTTTGGTATCTGTTCTCACATCTCGATGGCTGGATTAGCTCAATGATGGGGCAACTGCCGGAGTTCCTCTCATGGCTGAGTTATCTGCTTTGGCCAATACTGGTGATTACTATCATTGGTACCTTTTCCTATTTCTTCAGCACATTAGCCAATTTTATAGCCGCGCCTTTTAATGGACTGCTTGCCGAAAAGGTAGAAGTCTATCTTATTGGTGAGCCCATTAATGATGATGGCATCATGGCGGTAGTGAAAGATGTGCCAAGAATCATGGCACGAGAGTGGCGCAAACTGCTGTATATCCTGCCTAAAGCCATCGGCTTGTTTATCTTGCTGCTCATACCGGCACTGGGTCAAACACTCGCGCCTATTTTGTGGTTCGTCTTCTCTGCATGGATTTTAGCGATTCAATACTGTGATTACCCATTTGATAATCACAAAGTCCCTTTCAACATGATGCGCCGAGAACTAAAAGCCAATCAAGGTAAGGCCTATACGTTTGGCGCCGTCGTCTCACTGTTTACCGCCATCCCGATTCTGAACCTTTTTGTGATGCCGATTGCTATTTGTGGCGCCACATCGATGTGGGTTCATGAGTTCAAGTCTAACGTGTAA
- the cysK gene encoding cysteine synthase A, producing MSKIYEDNSLTIGNTPLVRLNKVSKGNVLAKVEARNPSFSVKCRIGANMIWEAEKAGTLTKDVELVEPTSGNTGIALAFVAAARGYKLTLTMPESMSLERRKLLKALGAKLVLTEAPKGMKGAIAKAEEIVASNPEKYLLLQQFDNPANPQIHEKTTGPEIWDATDGQIDVLVAGVGTGGTITGTSRYIKGEKGKAITSVAVEPAESPVISQVLAGEDVQPAPHKIQGIGAGFIPGNLDLEVLDRVETVTSDEAIDMSRRLMEEEGILAGISSGAAVVAANRIAELPEFAGKTIVTILPSSGERYLSSPLFAGLFTDQENQQ from the coding sequence ATGAGCAAAATTTACGAAGACAATTCACTGACTATCGGCAACACACCTCTAGTGCGCCTTAACAAAGTAAGTAAAGGTAACGTGCTAGCGAAAGTAGAAGCACGTAACCCAAGCTTCAGCGTTAAATGTCGTATCGGTGCGAACATGATCTGGGAAGCGGAGAAAGCCGGCACTCTAACCAAAGATGTTGAACTTGTAGAGCCAACCAGTGGTAATACTGGTATTGCACTTGCCTTCGTTGCAGCGGCTCGCGGTTACAAGCTTACACTAACAATGCCTGAGTCGATGAGCCTAGAGCGCCGTAAACTGCTTAAAGCCCTTGGTGCAAAACTGGTATTGACTGAAGCACCAAAAGGCATGAAAGGTGCGATTGCAAAAGCAGAAGAAATTGTGGCTTCTAACCCTGAAAAATACCTTCTACTGCAACAGTTCGACAACCCTGCTAACCCACAAATTCACGAGAAGACAACAGGTCCTGAGATCTGGGATGCAACCGATGGCCAAATCGATGTTCTGGTTGCTGGTGTTGGTACTGGCGGTACGATCACAGGTACAAGCCGCTACATCAAGGGTGAAAAAGGTAAAGCGATCACCTCGGTTGCTGTTGAGCCAGCTGAGTCTCCTGTGATTTCTCAAGTCCTTGCCGGTGAAGACGTTCAGCCAGCGCCTCATAAAATTCAAGGTATCGGTGCAGGCTTTATTCCTGGCAACCTAGATTTAGAAGTGCTTGACCGCGTAGAAACCGTCACTTCTGATGAAGCGATAGATATGTCACGTCGCTTAATGGAAGAAGAAGGTATCTTAGCAGGTATCTCTTCTGGTGCAGCTGTCGTAGCGGCGAACCGCATTGCCGAACTTCCTGAATTTGCAGGCAAAACTATCGTAACGATACTACCAAGTTCAGGTGAGCGTTACCTAAGTTCTCCACTGTTTGCAGGTCTATTTACTGACCAAGAGAACCAGCAGTAA
- a CDS encoding HPr family phosphocarrier protein, whose product MYEKQVEITAENGLHTRPAAQFVKEAKSFDADITVTSNGKSASAKSLFKLQTLGLVKGTVVTISAEGPQATEAVDHLVALMDQLH is encoded by the coding sequence ATGTACGAGAAGCAAGTAGAAATCACTGCGGAAAATGGTCTTCACACTCGTCCTGCTGCACAATTCGTTAAAGAAGCAAAATCTTTCGATGCAGACATCACTGTGACTTCTAACGGCAAAAGCGCTAGCGCGAAAAGCCTTTTCAAACTACAAACTCTTGGCCTAGTAAAAGGTACAGTAGTAACTATCTCTGCTGAAGGTCCACAAGCTACTGAAGCTGTTGACCACCTAGTTGCTCTAATGGACCAACTACACTAA
- the ptsI gene encoding phosphoenolpyruvate-protein phosphotransferase PtsI has product MISGILASPGIAIGKALLLQEDEIVLNTNKISDDQVEAEVQRFFDARNKSSAQLEVVKQKALETFGEEKEAIFEGHIMLLEDEELEEEILALIKGDKMSADHAIHSVIEEQASALESLDDEYLKERATDIRDIGTRFVKNALGINIVSLSDIDEEVILVAYDLTPSETAQINLDYVLGFACDIGGRTSHTSIMARSLELPAIVGTNDITAQVKNGDMLILDAMNNKIVINPSDAELEEAKAVKAAFIAEKEELAKLKDLPAETTDGHRVEVCGNIGTVKDCDGILRNGGEGVGLYRTEFLFMDRDALPTEEEQYQAYKEVAEAMHGEAVIIRTMDIGGDKDLPYMDLPKEMNPFLGWRAVRISLDRREILRDQLRGILRASAHGKLRIMFPMIISVEEIRELKKAIEEYKAELRAEGHAFDESIEIGVMVETPAAAAIAHHLAKEVAFFSIGTNDLTQYTLAVDRGNEMISHLYNPLSPAVLTVIKQVIDASHAEGKWTGMCGELAGDERATLLLLGMGLDEFSMSGISIPKVKKVVRNASFAEVKAMAEKALTLPTAAEIEACVEQFIAEKTK; this is encoded by the coding sequence ATGATTTCAGGTATCCTAGCATCTCCTGGTATTGCTATCGGTAAAGCACTACTACTTCAAGAAGATGAAATCGTTCTAAACACAAATAAAATTTCTGATGACCAAGTAGAAGCAGAAGTACAACGCTTCTTCGATGCGCGTAACAAATCATCTGCGCAGCTAGAAGTTGTTAAACAGAAAGCGTTGGAAACGTTTGGTGAAGAAAAAGAAGCGATCTTCGAAGGTCACATCATGCTTCTTGAAGATGAAGAGCTAGAAGAAGAAATCCTAGCACTAATCAAAGGCGACAAGATGTCTGCTGATCACGCGATTCACAGCGTAATCGAAGAGCAAGCATCTGCACTTGAGTCTCTAGACGACGAATACTTAAAAGAGCGTGCAACTGATATCCGTGATATCGGTACACGTTTTGTTAAAAACGCACTAGGCATCAACATCGTATCTCTAAGCGACATCGATGAAGAAGTTATCCTAGTCGCTTACGACCTAACGCCATCTGAAACGGCACAAATTAACCTAGACTACGTTCTTGGTTTCGCATGTGACATCGGCGGTCGTACTTCACACACTTCAATCATGGCACGCTCTCTAGAGCTACCTGCTATCGTTGGTACTAACGACATCACTGCACAAGTTAAAAACGGCGACATGCTGATCCTTGATGCAATGAACAACAAAATCGTTATCAACCCATCAGACGCAGAGCTAGAAGAAGCGAAAGCAGTTAAAGCAGCATTCATCGCTGAAAAAGAAGAGCTTGCTAAGCTAAAAGACCTACCAGCAGAAACAACTGACGGTCACCGCGTTGAAGTGTGCGGAAACATTGGTACAGTTAAAGACTGTGACGGCATCCTACGTAACGGTGGCGAAGGCGTTGGTCTGTACCGTACAGAATTCCTATTCATGGACCGTGATGCACTTCCAACTGAAGAAGAGCAATACCAAGCTTACAAAGAAGTTGCAGAAGCAATGCACGGCGAAGCGGTAATTATCCGTACTATGGATATCGGTGGTGACAAAGACCTACCGTACATGGATCTGCCAAAAGAGATGAACCCATTCCTCGGCTGGCGTGCAGTACGTATCAGCTTAGATCGTCGCGAAATCCTTCGTGACCAGCTACGTGGTATCCTACGTGCTTCTGCACATGGTAAACTACGTATCATGTTCCCAATGATCATCTCTGTTGAAGAGATCCGTGAACTGAAGAAAGCAATTGAAGAGTACAAAGCAGAGCTACGCGCTGAAGGTCATGCTTTCGACGAGAGCATCGAAATCGGTGTGATGGTTGAAACTCCAGCGGCAGCAGCGATTGCACACCACCTTGCAAAAGAAGTGGCATTCTTCTCTATCGGTACTAACGACCTAACGCAATACACACTTGCAGTAGACCGTGGTAACGAAATGATTTCACACCTATACAACCCACTATCACCAGCGGTACTAACAGTGATCAAGCAAGTTATCGATGCTTCTCACGCTGAAGGTAAATGGACAGGTATGTGTGGTGAGCTAGCAGGTGACGAGCGAGCAACACTTCTTCTACTTGGTATGGGTCTAGATGAGTTCTCAATGAGCGGCATCTCTATCCCTAAAGTTAAGAAAGTAGTTCGCAACGCAAGCTTTGCGGAAGTGAAAGCAATGGCTGAAAAAGCGCTTACACTTCCAACAGCAGCAGAAATCGAAGCATGTGTTGAGCAATTCATTGCTGAAAAAACTAAATAG
- the crr gene encoding PTS glucose transporter subunit IIA yields the protein MGLFDKLKKLVSDDSADAGAIEIIAPLAGEIVNIEDVPDVVFAEKIVGDGIAIKPAGNKMVAPVNGTIGKIFETNHAFSIESDDGIELFVHFGIDTVELKGEGFTRIAEEGQTVKAGDTIIEFDLALLEEKAKSTLTPVVISNMDEIKELNKLSGSVVVGETPVLRVTK from the coding sequence ATGGGTCTGTTTGACAAACTTAAAAAGCTAGTATCTGACGACAGCGCTGACGCTGGTGCAATCGAAATCATCGCACCACTTGCTGGCGAAATCGTAAACATCGAAGATGTGCCAGACGTTGTTTTCGCTGAGAAAATCGTTGGAGACGGTATTGCTATCAAACCAGCTGGCAACAAAATGGTTGCTCCAGTAAACGGTACAATCGGTAAGATCTTCGAAACTAACCACGCATTCTCTATCGAGTCTGACGATGGTATCGAGCTTTTCGTACACTTCGGTATCGATACAGTTGAACTTAAAGGCGAAGGCTTCACTCGCATCGCTGAAGAAGGTCAAACTGTTAAAGCTGGTGACACTATCATCGAATTCGATCTTGCTCTTCTAGAAGAAAAAGCAAAATCTACGCTAACACCTGTTGTTATCTCTAACATGGACGAAATCAAAGAGCTGAACAAGCTTTCTGGTTCTGTTGTTGTTGGTGAAACGCCAGTACTGCGCGTTACTAAGTAA
- a CDS encoding TetR/AcrR family transcriptional regulator, producing the protein MVLTPRSAKKREQIVLAAGKLFTEVGYAVSMDQIAKAANVSKQTVYAHFKTKDELFETCVKTRCESNRLHVHLKDDPRPPELALLDFATHFQNMMMTSAVMNTYRTAVSQVESHPDLGQAYLKAGPEPTTLMVQEYFEFLQEKGEFCREKNMQHAAFQFMLMVHGQAVYWHTLGVDIEQSESQQRDYLQSVVSMILNTYTR; encoded by the coding sequence ATGGTTTTAACACCACGCAGCGCGAAAAAGCGTGAGCAGATCGTACTGGCCGCCGGAAAGTTGTTTACGGAGGTTGGCTATGCCGTAAGCATGGATCAGATTGCTAAGGCGGCAAACGTCTCTAAGCAAACGGTCTATGCACATTTTAAAACCAAAGATGAGCTTTTTGAGACCTGTGTGAAAACGCGGTGTGAATCAAATCGACTACATGTTCACTTAAAGGATGATCCGCGTCCTCCTGAGCTCGCGCTTCTTGACTTCGCAACGCACTTTCAAAACATGATGATGACCTCGGCTGTAATGAATACGTATCGAACGGCAGTGAGCCAGGTTGAGAGCCACCCTGATCTAGGGCAGGCGTATTTGAAAGCGGGCCCTGAGCCGACCACCTTGATGGTGCAAGAGTACTTTGAGTTTTTGCAGGAGAAGGGAGAGTTTTGCCGTGAAAAGAATATGCAGCATGCGGCTTTTCAATTCATGTTGATGGTGCATGGGCAAGCAGTGTATTGGCATACGCTAGGTGTGGATATTGAGCAGAGTGAGTCGCAGCAGAGAGACTACTTACAGAGCGTCGTTTCGATGATTCTAAACACCTACACGCGCTAG
- a CDS encoding efflux RND transporter periplasmic adaptor subunit, whose product MDSKMGSTLSIIGLISSMLVITACSQESAPIKTSVNLPIAEVIEPQRSEQYQVEREYVGFVRAKDQARLGFELSGQIESIFVDVGDTVSEGQALITLDKRLLITQARQLEAQQAEVTAQLKLIETNLKRQLSLQKKGFSAEAEIDSLTSQKNALLANRQQLKASLEANRLQQEKSTIIAPFSGVISQRLVSKGDVVTTGTPTLTLLANSTHEVHIGVPTKYVADILQKQQWQIRIDGDYVAANLINPGAQVNTQSRTVELRFALPHSSKPFDGQLGYLQYQDHRNQQGYWLPLSALTDGLRGTWNVFIVDSEDKVHRAHVELIYANNDAAFVKGELKSGDRVVASGLHRIIPGQIVQTEIITNQAHNALATTNP is encoded by the coding sequence ATGGATAGCAAAATGGGCTCCACTCTCTCTATTATTGGCCTCATCAGCAGCATGCTAGTTATCACTGCTTGCTCACAAGAGAGTGCGCCAATAAAAACTTCAGTCAACTTGCCCATCGCCGAGGTGATTGAGCCACAGCGTTCAGAGCAGTACCAAGTAGAACGGGAATATGTGGGGTTCGTGCGTGCCAAAGATCAGGCAAGACTCGGGTTTGAACTGAGTGGGCAAATTGAATCTATCTTTGTCGATGTAGGAGACACGGTTTCTGAGGGGCAGGCACTGATCACCCTCGACAAGCGACTCCTGATCACTCAAGCTCGTCAACTAGAGGCACAGCAAGCGGAAGTCACCGCGCAGCTCAAACTGATTGAAACCAACCTAAAGCGTCAACTATCGTTACAGAAAAAAGGCTTTAGCGCAGAAGCTGAAATCGATTCTTTAACTAGTCAGAAAAATGCACTACTGGCCAATAGACAACAACTCAAAGCCAGTTTAGAAGCGAATCGCTTACAGCAGGAAAAGTCGACCATTATTGCCCCATTCTCAGGTGTTATCAGTCAGAGACTCGTCTCTAAAGGTGATGTCGTCACAACTGGCACACCGACGTTAACCCTGCTAGCCAATAGTACCCATGAGGTTCATATTGGTGTCCCGACAAAGTATGTCGCTGATATACTCCAAAAACAACAGTGGCAAATTCGCATAGATGGTGATTATGTTGCTGCCAATCTCATCAACCCGGGCGCACAGGTCAACACGCAATCTAGAACGGTAGAACTGCGCTTCGCTTTACCACATTCAAGCAAGCCTTTTGATGGCCAACTCGGGTATTTACAATATCAAGACCACCGAAATCAACAAGGTTACTGGCTTCCTCTCTCCGCACTGACTGACGGTCTGCGTGGCACTTGGAATGTGTTTATTGTCGATAGTGAAGACAAAGTGCACCGTGCACATGTTGAGCTCATCTATGCCAATAATGATGCAGCTTTTGTCAAAGGAGAACTCAAATCAGGCGACCGCGTGGTAGCTTCGGGTCTGCACCGCATAATTCCCGGTCAAATTGTTCAAACTGAAATCATTACTAATCAAGCACATAATGCGCTTGCAACGACTAACCCGTAG
- a CDS encoding efflux RND transporter permease subunit, with protein MTLILRNTRLLVLFTALLLVSGLSALQSLPRAEDPLITNRNAAITTHYPGATPERVEALVTEKIETELRTLDDIQLITSTSRAGISVVSIELLDTITDSEPVWSRVRDKLSDVKPKLPQGSSDPVLDSDHSYAFTLITAITWQGEGKPNLLVMNRYAKELAQQFRAMNGTEFVDEYGTVNEEILVSIDRGAVASLGASAESLSLAIGGADAKNSAGELVNGANRFALEMSKSLDSLERIKQVPIALDEYGYVVHLEDVAKIERAYNTPPTQIALVDGKPTVIVAARMQPDVRVDKWTPRAQALIERFQSDLPRHLNVDVLFEQDGYTQTRLSELMTSLIIGFSLILAVLLITLGLRSAWIVALSLPLTAMLTLTMMKATGIPINQMSVTGLIVALGIMVDNAIVMVDTIQSYRAKGQQRIAAAYEAIKHLWIPLLGSTLTTVLSFAPIFLMPGPAGEFVGAIAITVSFSLIGSYFIAHTLVAGFAARFLPKVSNTTRWYHHGIQMPKLALAFEKTVRFAVHNSIKSALVVCSIPIFGFWSAGQLTEQFFPPSDRDMFEVQVFLPPQASIYATESTVEKVEQAIRENQHVESVNWLVGTNFPSFYYNLLSNQRGAPYFAQAMVKMEHFSHANHYVPELQKKLDRVVPNAQVLVRKLEQGPPFNAPLEIRIYGHSLDGLKQIGEEIRLIMAQTQDVTHTRSTLQPGVPKIWLDVNEQSTLLSGMTLSRLANTLETTLVGQVQGSIIEGTESIPVRVKVAEEDRQRLSQLAQLPLASSDGQSTLLMPLSALTEFEITPSRGAITRRNGQRVNTIEGFVAAGVLPQTALNEFKANVASYIEQLPSGYSVEFGGESAERDESVANLMSSLSLVITLMILVIVLSFNSFRLSGIIFLVAGLAAGLGLLSVWVFSYPFGFTVIIGLLGVIGLAINAAIVILAELKSDQEAMLGDKAAITAGVMSCTRHITSTTITTIGGFLPLILAGGGFWPPFAVAIAGGTLLTTLISFYVVPALFTLSRHRSRKTQKTSDQQTEQASQA; from the coding sequence ATGACACTCATACTTCGTAACACGCGCTTACTCGTTCTATTTACCGCTTTATTGCTCGTCTCCGGCCTCTCCGCGTTGCAGTCTCTACCGCGAGCTGAAGACCCTTTGATCACCAACCGTAATGCCGCAATTACCACCCACTATCCAGGGGCAACACCAGAGCGCGTTGAAGCACTCGTCACTGAGAAGATAGAAACCGAACTGCGCACGCTAGATGACATTCAGTTAATCACGTCAACGTCTCGAGCGGGGATCTCTGTGGTGAGTATCGAACTGCTCGATACCATCACTGATTCCGAACCCGTGTGGTCTCGTGTTCGCGATAAACTAAGCGATGTCAAACCTAAGCTGCCTCAAGGTAGCTCTGATCCTGTACTAGACAGTGATCACTCATATGCGTTTACTCTCATCACTGCGATCACATGGCAAGGAGAAGGAAAGCCGAATTTGTTGGTGATGAACCGTTATGCCAAAGAGCTCGCTCAGCAATTTCGAGCGATGAATGGCACCGAGTTCGTGGATGAATACGGTACGGTCAATGAAGAGATTTTGGTGTCCATTGACCGGGGTGCGGTTGCCTCTCTTGGAGCGAGTGCAGAAAGCTTGTCTCTGGCTATTGGTGGCGCTGATGCCAAAAATTCAGCGGGAGAGCTTGTCAACGGAGCGAATCGCTTTGCGCTTGAAATGAGTAAATCCCTCGATTCTCTAGAGCGAATTAAGCAAGTCCCTATCGCACTCGATGAGTATGGTTATGTGGTCCATTTAGAAGACGTCGCAAAAATTGAGCGCGCGTATAATACGCCACCAACGCAAATCGCGTTAGTCGATGGCAAACCCACCGTCATCGTTGCCGCGCGCATGCAACCAGATGTGCGGGTAGATAAATGGACCCCAAGGGCTCAAGCCCTTATCGAACGCTTCCAGTCGGATCTCCCTCGTCATCTAAACGTAGACGTGTTATTTGAGCAAGATGGCTATACCCAAACACGACTTTCTGAACTGATGACAAGCCTAATTATTGGTTTTTCACTCATCCTCGCCGTGCTGTTGATTACGCTCGGCCTGCGTTCGGCTTGGATTGTTGCTCTGTCACTGCCACTAACTGCTATGCTGACTCTCACCATGATGAAGGCAACAGGTATCCCCATCAACCAAATGTCAGTGACAGGCTTGATCGTGGCTCTTGGTATTATGGTGGACAATGCGATTGTGATGGTCGACACCATTCAAAGCTACCGCGCCAAAGGGCAGCAAAGAATCGCCGCGGCTTACGAAGCAATCAAGCATTTATGGATCCCACTGCTCGGCTCGACGCTAACCACCGTACTGTCATTTGCGCCTATTTTCCTGATGCCAGGGCCTGCTGGGGAGTTTGTTGGTGCGATTGCGATTACTGTGTCTTTTTCACTTATCGGCTCTTACTTTATTGCTCATACCCTAGTGGCTGGTTTTGCTGCGCGTTTTTTACCCAAAGTCAGTAACACGACTCGCTGGTACCATCATGGCATACAGATGCCAAAGTTGGCCCTCGCGTTTGAAAAAACGGTCCGCTTTGCCGTTCATAACTCGATCAAATCAGCTTTAGTGGTTTGCTCGATCCCAATCTTTGGGTTTTGGTCTGCTGGTCAACTCACCGAACAGTTCTTTCCACCCTCTGATCGTGACATGTTTGAGGTTCAGGTCTTTCTTCCCCCTCAAGCCAGTATCTATGCCACTGAATCAACCGTTGAAAAAGTAGAGCAAGCCATACGAGAAAACCAACATGTTGAATCGGTTAATTGGCTGGTTGGGACCAACTTTCCATCCTTCTACTACAACTTGCTTAGTAATCAGCGAGGCGCCCCCTACTTCGCTCAAGCGATGGTAAAAATGGAGCACTTTAGTCATGCGAACCACTATGTTCCCGAGTTGCAAAAAAAGTTAGACCGAGTCGTTCCTAACGCTCAAGTGTTAGTGCGCAAATTAGAGCAAGGCCCTCCATTTAACGCACCATTAGAAATCCGTATTTATGGCCATAGTCTTGATGGGTTGAAGCAAATTGGCGAAGAGATTCGTCTTATCATGGCGCAAACACAAGACGTCACTCACACTCGTAGTACGCTTCAACCCGGTGTACCTAAAATTTGGCTCGACGTAAATGAACAGTCAACGCTGCTCAGTGGTATGACACTCTCAAGGCTTGCGAATACACTAGAAACCACCCTAGTCGGTCAAGTTCAGGGAAGCATTATTGAAGGCACTGAATCGATTCCTGTTAGGGTAAAGGTCGCAGAAGAAGATCGTCAGCGTTTATCACAACTGGCACAATTGCCACTGGCGAGTAGTGATGGTCAAAGCACGCTGTTGATGCCACTCTCTGCACTAACCGAGTTTGAGATCACTCCAAGTCGCGGTGCGATTACACGGCGTAATGGTCAGCGCGTGAATACCATAGAAGGTTTTGTTGCTGCAGGGGTGTTACCACAAACGGCCCTTAATGAATTTAAAGCGAATGTTGCAAGCTATATTGAGCAACTACCTAGCGGCTATAGCGTTGAATTTGGGGGAGAATCTGCTGAGAGAGATGAGTCTGTCGCTAATTTAATGAGCAGCCTCTCACTGGTTATCACATTAATGATTCTAGTGATCGTCCTTTCCTTCAACTCATTCCGTTTGAGCGGAATTATATTTTTAGTCGCTGGACTTGCTGCCGGGCTTGGGCTGCTTTCGGTTTGGGTATTTTCCTACCCATTTGGCTTTACTGTGATTATTGGTTTATTGGGCGTCATTGGGCTCGCGATTAACGCGGCTATCGTGATCTTAGCTGAGCTAAAATCCGATCAAGAGGCTATGTTGGGGGACAAAGCGGCAATTACCGCCGGGGTAATGAGTTGCACGCGCCATATTACCTCAACGACCATCACCACGATTGGTGGCTTTCTTCCGCTGATCTTAGCTGGCGGAGGGTTCTGGCCCCCGTTTGCAGTGGCGATCGCTGGCGGTACCTTACTCACCACCCTAATCTCGTTCTATGTCGTACCCGCTCTATTTACACTGAGCCGTCACCGCTCTAGAAAAACTCAGAAAACATCAGATCAACAGACGGAGCAAGCATCACAAGCCTAA